Proteins encoded by one window of Candidatus Zixiibacteriota bacterium:
- a CDS encoding type II secretion system F family protein, translating into MLLTIAIFVFAAVFCATVAIYLILQHRLSWQSRAIKERLQNLSESSTQSSQAASILRQEDRLSNIPALEKLLHKFSLGNHLKKLIVQAGARTNPGTVVLAMGSLGMLAFLIAHFVTRGVFISVATAVGPAVLPYVYLHYKRVRRLRDFEEELPEALDMIVNGLRSGFTFELALKMVAQELPDPLAYEFAVVFEEQNLGVPLQDALAGLRYRVPSDDLDLLIISLVLHRRTGGNLAEVLEKTAGTIRDRFRLKREVRTKTAHGRFSGFVLVMMPIAMTAILMTLAPDYFLTLLRDKAGQFLLASAIVMQIVGILVIRKIIDIKY; encoded by the coding sequence ATGCTGCTGACCATAGCCATATTCGTTTTTGCGGCGGTGTTCTGCGCCACGGTCGCGATCTACCTCATCCTGCAGCATCGCTTGAGCTGGCAATCGCGGGCCATCAAGGAACGGCTCCAGAACCTTTCGGAATCGTCGACCCAATCGTCTCAGGCCGCCTCGATTCTGCGCCAGGAAGACAGGCTTTCCAATATCCCGGCGCTGGAAAAGCTGCTTCATAAGTTCTCGCTGGGAAATCACCTTAAGAAGCTCATTGTCCAGGCCGGCGCCCGGACCAACCCCGGGACGGTGGTGCTGGCCATGGGCTCGCTCGGCATGTTGGCTTTTCTCATCGCCCACTTCGTGACTCGCGGGGTTTTCATAAGCGTTGCCACGGCCGTCGGCCCGGCAGTGCTGCCCTATGTGTATCTGCATTATAAACGTGTCAGGCGACTCCGCGATTTCGAAGAGGAACTTCCCGAGGCTCTGGACATGATCGTAAACGGGCTGCGCTCCGGATTCACGTTCGAGCTGGCCCTGAAAATGGTCGCCCAGGAACTGCCGGACCCGCTGGCGTACGAGTTCGCGGTGGTATTCGAGGAGCAAAATCTCGGCGTGCCGTTGCAGGACGCGCTCGCCGGGCTGCGCTACCGCGTGCCGAGCGACGATCTCGACCTGTTAATCATCTCCCTAGTGCTGCACCGCCGCACCGGCGGCAACCTGGCCGAAGTCCTGGAAAAAACCGCCGGCACCATCCGTGACCGTTTCCGCCTGAAACGCGAGGTCCGCACCAAGACCGCCCACGGGCGTTTTTCCGGTTTTGTCCTGGTCATGATGCCGATCGCCATGACCGCTATCCTGATGACGCTCGCCCCGGACTATTTCCTCACGCTGCTTCGTGACAAGGCGGGCCAATTCCTGCTGGCGTCGGCGATCGTTATGCAGATTGTGGGTATTCTCGTAATACGCAAGATCATTGACATCAAATACTAA